A stretch of Vannielia litorea DNA encodes these proteins:
- a CDS encoding pyridoxamine 5'-phosphate oxidase family protein, whose translation MSHDETEVIADEADLRALYPPVSELAAIKAMAALDGHARAFIARAPFLCLGTQGPGGRSDVSPRGDAPGFVEVLDAGRLAIPDRPGNNRLDSLVNILANPSVGLLFMVPGYDETLRVNGRARLVRDTRLLERMAVNGRAPRLAIMVEVEEVFLHCAKAFRRSKLWDPDARQDRSEMPSLSKMILDQTRGAPEDEGEMAKIDAGLEEAYAKSMY comes from the coding sequence ATGAGCCATGACGAGACAGAGGTGATTGCGGATGAGGCGGACCTTCGGGCGCTCTATCCGCCGGTGAGCGAATTGGCGGCGATCAAGGCGATGGCGGCGCTGGACGGGCACGCGCGGGCCTTCATCGCGCGTGCACCGTTCCTGTGTCTGGGCACTCAGGGTCCGGGCGGGCGCTCGGATGTCAGCCCGCGGGGCGATGCGCCGGGGTTCGTGGAGGTGCTCGACGCGGGAAGGCTGGCGATACCCGACCGCCCCGGCAACAACCGCCTCGACAGCCTAGTGAACATCCTGGCCAACCCGTCGGTGGGGCTGCTGTTCATGGTGCCGGGCTATGACGAGACGCTGAGGGTGAACGGCCGGGCCAGGCTGGTGCGCGATACGCGGCTTCTCGAGCGGATGGCAGTGAACGGCAGGGCGCCGAGGCTGGCGATCATGGTGGAGGTGGAGGAGGTTTTCCTTCATTGCGCCAAGGCATTCCGCCGCTCGAAGCTCTGGGACCCGGACGCGCGGCAGGACCGGAGCGAGATGCCGAGCCTGTCGAAGATGATCCTCGACCAGACCCGGGGCGCGCCGGAGGACGAGGGCGAGATGGCGAAGATCGACGCAGGGCTGGAGGAGGCCTACGCAAAGTCGATGTACTGA
- a CDS encoding FKBP-type peptidyl-prolyl cis-trans isomerase: MTQAKPGDTLHMHYKGTLDDGTVFDSSEGRDPLTFELGAGQIIPGLDAGVTGMAVGEKRSVRVEPAEAYGEHQPDRVQAVERASIPADIPTEPGTQLQVQTAQGQVMPVTVVEVTEEHVMLDTNHPLAGKALTFDVELVEIA; encoded by the coding sequence ATGACCCAGGCCAAACCGGGCGACACGCTGCACATGCACTACAAGGGCACGCTCGACGACGGCACCGTCTTCGACAGCTCCGAGGGCCGCGACCCGCTGACCTTCGAGCTCGGCGCCGGCCAGATCATCCCCGGCCTCGACGCCGGCGTCACCGGCATGGCGGTGGGCGAAAAGCGCTCCGTCCGCGTCGAGCCCGCCGAGGCCTACGGCGAGCACCAGCCCGACCGCGTGCAGGCCGTCGAACGCGCCTCCATCCCCGCCGACATCCCCACCGAGCCCGGCACCCAGCTGCAGGTGCAAACCGCGCAGGGCCAGGTCATGCCCGTCACCGTGGTCGAGGTGACCGAGGAGCACGTGATGCTCGACACCAACCACCCGCTCGCCGGCAAGGCCCTCACCTTCGACGTCGAACTGGTCGAGATCGCCTGA
- a CDS encoding SGNH/GDSL hydrolase family protein has translation MTRWLLLPLLLLAACAPGVPDNARVVVAGDSVMAWNRGSGASVARALQARLGEPVGDVSLPLAKLAGGTGSLNIPTQLSGVSAPWVVLNGGANDISASCDCTRCGPVLDRLISTDGRSGAIPALVASLRQRGSRVVWADYYTSPRFAGTACVAPYRELEARLGRMAARDAGVTLVDMDDVFSPADLSLFAADRTHPSPKGSARIAALVAPLLRR, from the coding sequence ATGACCCGCTGGCTCCTCCTCCCGCTCCTCCTCCTCGCCGCCTGCGCCCCCGGCGTGCCGGACAACGCCCGCGTCGTCGTCGCGGGCGACTCCGTCATGGCCTGGAACCGCGGCAGCGGCGCCTCCGTCGCCCGGGCCCTGCAGGCCCGTCTCGGCGAGCCCGTGGGTGATGTCTCCCTGCCTCTCGCCAAACTCGCCGGCGGCACCGGCTCCCTCAACATCCCCACCCAGCTCAGCGGTGTCAGCGCCCCCTGGGTCGTGCTGAACGGCGGGGCCAATGACATCAGCGCCAGTTGCGACTGCACCCGCTGCGGCCCCGTGCTCGACCGGCTGATCTCCACCGATGGCCGCAGCGGCGCCATCCCCGCCCTAGTCGCCTCCCTCCGCCAGCGCGGCTCCCGCGTGGTCTGGGCCGATTACTACACCTCGCCGCGCTTTGCCGGCACCGCCTGCGTCGCCCCCTACCGCGAGCTGGAGGCGCGCCTCGGCCGGATGGCCGCCCGCGACGCGGGCGTCACGCTGGTCGACATGGACGATGTCTTCAGCCCCGCCGACCTCTCGCTCTTCGCCGCCGACCGGACCCACCCTTCCCCCAAGGGATCGGCCCGCATCGCCGCCCTCGTCGCCCCCCTGCTCCGGCGCTGA
- a CDS encoding Fe(3+) ABC transporter substrate-binding protein, with product MFRTTLALVATAVPAMADEINVYSYRQPELIAPLTEAFTAETGIDVNVAFLNEGMVERLQAEGDRSPADVVLTVDIARLNELVEAGVTQPLSSQTLTDSVPAALHGPDGQWWGVTTRARIVYASKDRVADGEVTTYEDLADPKWKGRICTRSGTHDYNVALVSAMLHHHGEEYTRTWLEGVKANLARKPEGNDRAQVKAIWAGECDISLGNTYYMGAMLADPEQVPWAESVRIVFPTFENGGTHVNISGVALTKAAPNKDNAVKFIEFLASSKAQEIYAEVNNEYPVGPGTEASELVRSWGEFTPDDTDLVDLAKLRPDAIKLIEQVDYDG from the coding sequence ATGTTCCGCACCACCCTCGCCCTTGTCGCCACTGCCGTCCCGGCCATGGCCGACGAGATCAACGTCTATTCCTACCGCCAGCCCGAGCTGATCGCGCCCCTGACCGAGGCTTTCACCGCCGAGACCGGGATCGACGTCAACGTCGCCTTCCTCAACGAGGGCATGGTCGAGCGCCTCCAGGCCGAGGGCGACCGCTCGCCCGCCGACGTGGTGCTGACCGTCGACATCGCCCGGCTGAACGAGCTGGTCGAGGCCGGCGTCACCCAGCCGCTCTCCTCCCAGACCCTGACCGACAGCGTGCCCGCCGCGCTCCACGGCCCCGATGGCCAGTGGTGGGGCGTCACCACCCGCGCCCGCATCGTCTACGCTTCCAAGGACCGAGTGGCCGACGGCGAGGTGACCACCTACGAGGACCTGGCCGACCCCAAGTGGAAAGGCCGCATCTGCACCCGCTCCGGCACGCATGATTACAACGTGGCGCTGGTCTCCGCGATGCTGCACCACCACGGCGAAGAGTACACCCGCACCTGGCTCGAAGGCGTCAAGGCCAACCTCGCCCGCAAGCCCGAGGGCAACGACCGGGCGCAGGTCAAGGCGATCTGGGCCGGCGAATGCGACATCTCGCTCGGCAACACCTACTACATGGGCGCCATGCTGGCCGACCCCGAGCAGGTGCCATGGGCCGAGAGCGTGCGCATCGTCTTCCCCACCTTCGAGAACGGCGGCACCCATGTGAACATCTCCGGCGTGGCGCTGACCAAGGCCGCCCCGAACAAGGACAACGCGGTGAAGTTCATCGAATTCCTCGCCTCCTCCAAGGCGCAGGAAATCTATGCCGAGGTGAACAACGAGTACCCCGTCGGCCCCGGCACCGAAGCCTCCGAGCTGGTCCGCAGCTGGGGCGAGTTCACCCCCGACGACACCGACCTCGTCGACCTCGCCAAGCTGCGCCCCGATGCGATCAAGCTGATCGAGCAGGTCGACTACGACGGCTGA
- a CDS encoding M20 aminoacylase family protein, whose amino-acid sequence MPIVNRIAGYAEEMTAWRRHIHRHPELGFDCHETAGFVAERLRDFGVDEIHEGIAQSGLVALIHGKGQSKRRLGLRADMDALPIEEATGAEHASTVPGKMHACGHDGHTTMLLGAAKYLAETRNFAGTVALIFQPAEENGAGGEAMVKAGIMDRFGITEVYGIHNAPGMGEGEFLTTPGPILAAVDSWEVTVKGVGGHGAMPHQTRDPIVAAVGIVSAVNTIVSRNHYAMEELVVSVTQIHAGSADNIIPDSAWINGTVRTLQPEVREMVRRRLAEIVAGQAAAYGVEAELVYHEGYPATVNTPENAGFAADVAEEISGEGRVEREGTAEMGAEDFSYMLEARPGAFLFLGQGEGASLHHPKYDFNDKVAPVGASFFARLVERAQPVEA is encoded by the coding sequence ATGCCCATCGTCAACCGCATCGCCGGCTATGCCGAAGAGATGACCGCCTGGCGGCGGCATATCCACAGGCATCCCGAGCTGGGATTCGACTGCCACGAGACGGCGGGATTCGTGGCGGAGCGGCTGCGGGACTTCGGGGTGGACGAGATCCATGAAGGGATCGCGCAGAGCGGGCTGGTGGCGCTGATTCACGGCAAGGGGCAGAGCAAGCGGCGGCTTGGCCTGCGGGCGGACATGGACGCGCTGCCGATCGAGGAGGCGACGGGGGCGGAGCATGCCAGCACGGTTCCCGGCAAGATGCATGCCTGCGGCCATGACGGCCATACGACGATGCTGCTGGGCGCGGCGAAGTACCTCGCCGAGACCCGCAACTTTGCCGGCACGGTGGCGCTGATCTTCCAGCCCGCCGAAGAGAATGGCGCGGGCGGGGAGGCCATGGTCAAGGCCGGGATCATGGACCGGTTCGGGATTACCGAGGTTTATGGCATCCACAATGCGCCGGGCATGGGCGAGGGCGAATTTCTGACCACGCCGGGGCCGATTCTGGCGGCGGTGGACAGCTGGGAGGTGACGGTGAAGGGCGTGGGCGGCCACGGCGCGATGCCGCACCAGACGCGCGACCCGATCGTGGCGGCGGTGGGGATCGTCAGCGCGGTCAACACCATCGTCAGCCGCAACCACTACGCGATGGAGGAGCTTGTCGTCAGCGTGACGCAGATCCATGCGGGCAGCGCCGACAACATCATCCCGGACTCTGCCTGGATCAACGGGACGGTGCGCACGCTTCAGCCCGAGGTGCGCGAGATGGTCCGGCGGCGGTTGGCGGAGATCGTGGCCGGGCAGGCGGCGGCCTACGGGGTCGAGGCCGAGCTGGTCTATCACGAGGGCTACCCGGCGACGGTGAACACCCCGGAGAACGCGGGCTTTGCCGCCGATGTCGCCGAGGAGATCAGCGGAGAGGGCCGGGTCGAGCGCGAGGGCACAGCCGAGATGGGGGCCGAGGATTTTTCCTACATGCTGGAGGCGCGGCCGGGGGCGTTTCTGTTTCTGGGCCAGGGCGAGGGGGCCTCGCTCCATCATCCGAAGTATGATTTCAACGACAAGGTGGCGCCGGTGGGAGCCAGCTTCTTTGCCCGGCTGGTCGAGCGGGCGCAGCCGGTGGAGGCCTGA
- a CDS encoding vitamin B12-dependent ribonucleotide reductase, protein MKIERKFTTSKGAAYGGLEFTTTTSEIRNPDGSVVFKLDNLEVPASWSQVASDVIAQKYFRKAGVPARLKPVKEKGVPEFLWRSVADEAALAELPEDARYGGETSAKQVFDRLAGAWAYWGWKGGYFSTEADAKAYYDEMRHMLATQRAAPNSPQWFNTGLHWAYGIDGPAQGHHYVDYKTGKLTKSKSSYEHPQPHACFIQSVSDDLVNDGGIMDLWVREARLFKYGSGTGTNFSSLRAEGEKLSGGGKSSGLMGFLKIGDRAAGAIKSGGTTRRAAKMVIVDADHPDIQEYVNWKVKEEQKVASLVAGSKMHEEKLNAIFAAIRAFDGSEEGAYDPNANDALKGAVKDAKKARIPETYIKRVLDYARQGYASIEFPTYDTDWDSEAYATVSGQNSNNSVRVTDAFLKAVKDDLPWELLNRTNGKVAKTISARELWEDIGHAAWACADPGIQYHDTVNAWHTCPEDGAIRGSNPCSEYMFLDDTACNLASMNLLTFLKDGKFQAEDYVHATRLWTVTLEISVMMAQFPSKEIAQRSYDFRTLGLGYANIGGLLMNLGLGYDSREGRALGGALTAIMTGISYATSAEMAGELGAFPGYAKNAEHMLRVIRNHRRAAHGETKGYEAMNVNPVALDHAGCPDASLVALAKAAWDEALALGEKNGYRNAQVSVIAPTGTIGLVMDCDTTGIEPDFALVKFKKLAGGGYFKIINRSVPAALKKLGYSEAEIGEIIAYAVGHGSLGNAPGINHTALVGHGFGQAEIDKVEKALASAFDIRFVFNQWTLGEAFCTEVLGIPAAKLNDPTFDLLSSLGFTRKQIEAANDHVCGTMTLEGAPHLKDEHLSVFDCANPCGKKGKRFLSVNSHIDMMAAAQSFISGAISKTINMPNDATIEDCQAAYERSWQMGIKANALYRDGSKLSQPLAAALVEDDEEAQEVLESGAPAEKAQVLAEKIIEKVIVKEVVRAQREKLPHRRKGYTQKAVVGGHKVYLRTGEYEDGKLGELFIDMHKEGAGFRAMMNNFAIAVSVGLQYGVPLEEFVDAFTFTKFEPAGMVQGNDSIKNATSILDYIFRELAVSYLDRTDLAHVKPEGAAFDDLGRGEEEGVSNISSVSESAASKSLEVLKQISSSGYLRKRLPSDLVVLQGGLGGNLAGAVALDAGVDPVVALETLVPETSSVATGLDARAKARMQGYEGEACGECGNYTLVRNGTCMKCNTCGGTSGCS, encoded by the coding sequence ATGAAGATCGAACGGAAGTTCACCACGTCCAAAGGCGCTGCGTATGGCGGGTTGGAATTTACCACCACCACCTCCGAGATCCGCAATCCCGATGGCTCCGTGGTGTTCAAGCTCGACAACCTGGAAGTTCCGGCATCCTGGAGCCAGGTCGCCTCTGACGTGATCGCGCAGAAATACTTCCGCAAGGCCGGTGTTCCGGCCCGGCTGAAGCCGGTGAAGGAAAAGGGCGTGCCGGAGTTCCTGTGGCGCTCCGTGGCCGACGAGGCCGCCCTGGCCGAGCTGCCCGAGGACGCCCGCTACGGGGGCGAGACCTCGGCCAAGCAGGTGTTCGACCGCCTGGCCGGCGCCTGGGCCTACTGGGGCTGGAAGGGTGGCTACTTTAGCACCGAGGCCGACGCCAAGGCCTATTACGACGAGATGCGCCACATGCTCGCGACCCAGCGTGCCGCGCCCAACTCGCCGCAGTGGTTCAACACCGGCCTGCACTGGGCCTATGGCATCGACGGCCCGGCGCAGGGCCACCACTACGTGGATTACAAGACCGGCAAGCTGACCAAGTCGAAGAGCTCCTATGAGCATCCGCAGCCGCATGCGTGCTTCATTCAGTCGGTTTCCGATGACCTCGTCAACGACGGCGGCATCATGGACCTCTGGGTGCGGGAAGCCCGGCTCTTCAAGTACGGCTCGGGCACCGGCACCAACTTCTCGTCGCTCCGGGCCGAGGGCGAGAAGCTCTCGGGCGGCGGCAAATCCTCTGGCCTGATGGGCTTTTTGAAGATCGGCGACCGCGCGGCCGGGGCGATCAAGTCGGGCGGCACGACCCGGCGGGCGGCGAAGATGGTGATCGTCGATGCCGACCACCCCGATATCCAGGAATACGTGAACTGGAAGGTGAAGGAGGAGCAGAAGGTGGCTTCGCTGGTCGCCGGCTCCAAGATGCACGAGGAGAAGCTGAACGCGATCTTCGCCGCCATCCGCGCCTTCGACGGGTCGGAAGAGGGGGCCTATGACCCCAATGCCAACGACGCGCTGAAGGGCGCGGTGAAGGACGCCAAGAAGGCCCGCATCCCCGAGACCTACATCAAGAGGGTGCTGGACTACGCGCGGCAGGGCTATGCCTCGATCGAATTTCCGACCTATGACACCGACTGGGACTCGGAAGCCTATGCGACGGTCAGCGGCCAGAACTCCAACAACTCGGTGCGGGTCACCGACGCCTTCCTCAAGGCCGTCAAGGACGATCTGCCCTGGGAGCTGCTGAACCGGACCAACGGCAAGGTGGCCAAGACCATCAGCGCGCGCGAACTCTGGGAAGACATCGGCCACGCCGCATGGGCCTGCGCCGATCCGGGCATCCAGTACCATGACACCGTCAACGCCTGGCACACCTGCCCGGAAGACGGCGCGATCCGGGGCTCCAACCCCTGCTCGGAGTACATGTTCCTCGACGACACCGCCTGCAACCTGGCCTCGATGAACCTGCTGACCTTCCTGAAGGACGGCAAGTTTCAGGCCGAGGACTACGTGCACGCCACCCGGCTCTGGACGGTGACGCTGGAGATCAGCGTGATGATGGCGCAGTTTCCCTCCAAGGAGATCGCGCAGCGGTCCTACGACTTCCGGACGCTGGGGCTGGGCTATGCCAACATCGGCGGCCTGCTGATGAACCTCGGCCTCGGCTACGACAGCCGCGAGGGTCGGGCCCTGGGCGGTGCGCTGACCGCGATCATGACCGGCATCTCCTATGCCACCTCCGCCGAGATGGCCGGGGAGCTGGGGGCCTTCCCCGGCTATGCCAAGAACGCCGAGCACATGCTCCGAGTGATCCGCAACCACCGCCGCGCCGCCCATGGCGAGACCAAGGGCTACGAGGCGATGAACGTGAACCCGGTGGCGCTCGATCACGCCGGCTGTCCGGATGCCTCGCTCGTCGCGCTGGCCAAGGCGGCCTGGGACGAGGCCTTGGCCCTCGGCGAGAAGAACGGCTACCGCAACGCGCAGGTCTCGGTCATCGCCCCCACGGGCACGATCGGGCTGGTGATGGACTGCGACACCACCGGCATCGAGCCCGACTTCGCCCTGGTGAAGTTCAAGAAACTCGCCGGCGGCGGCTACTTCAAGATCATCAACCGCTCGGTCCCGGCCGCGCTCAAGAAGCTGGGCTACTCCGAGGCCGAGATCGGCGAGATCATCGCCTATGCGGTGGGCCATGGCAGCCTCGGCAATGCGCCGGGCATCAACCACACCGCGCTGGTGGGTCACGGCTTTGGCCAGGCGGAGATCGACAAGGTCGAGAAGGCGCTGGCCTCGGCCTTCGACATCCGCTTCGTGTTCAACCAGTGGACGCTGGGCGAGGCCTTCTGCACCGAGGTGCTGGGCATCCCCGCCGCCAAGCTGAACGACCCGACCTTCGACCTGCTCTCCTCGCTGGGCTTTACCCGCAAGCAGATCGAGGCGGCCAACGACCACGTCTGCGGGACGATGACGCTGGAGGGCGCACCGCACCTGAAGGACGAGCACCTGAGCGTGTTCGACTGCGCCAACCCCTGCGGCAAGAAGGGCAAGCGGTTCCTGTCGGTCAACAGCCACATCGACATGATGGCCGCGGCCCAGAGCTTCATCTCCGGGGCGATCTCGAAGACGATCAACATGCCCAACGACGCCACCATCGAGGATTGCCAGGCCGCTTACGAGCGCAGCTGGCAGATGGGGATCAAAGCCAACGCGCTCTACCGCGACGGCTCCAAGCTCTCGCAGCCTCTCGCGGCCGCGCTGGTGGAGGACGACGAGGAGGCGCAGGAGGTGCTGGAGAGCGGCGCGCCCGCCGAGAAGGCCCAGGTGCTGGCCGAGAAGATCATCGAGAAGGTGATCGTGAAGGAAGTGGTCCGCGCCCAGCGGGAGAAGCTGCCGCACCGCCGGAAGGGCTATACCCAGAAGGCCGTGGTGGGCGGGCACAAGGTGTACCTGCGCACGGGCGAGTATGAAGATGGCAAGCTCGGCGAGCTATTCATCGACATGCACAAGGAAGGCGCGGGCTTCCGGGCGATGATGAACAACTTCGCCATCGCGGTTTCGGTGGGTCTGCAATACGGGGTGCCGCTGGAGGAGTTCGTGGACGCCTTCACCTTCACCAAGTTCGAGCCGGCCGGGATGGTGCAGGGGAACGACAGCATCAAGAACGCGACCTCGATCCTCGACTACATTTTCCGCGAGCTGGCGGTGAGCTACCTCGACCGGACCGACCTCGCCCATGTGAAGCCCGAAGGCGCGGCCTTCGACGATCTCGGGCGCGGCGAGGAAGAAGGGGTCTCGAACATCTCCTCGGTGAGCGAGAGCGCGGCCAGCAAGTCGCTGGAAGTGCTCAAGCAGATCTCCTCCTCGGGCTACCTGCGCAAGCGGCTGCCCTCCGACCTGGTGGTGCTGCAAGGCGGGCTGGGCGGCAATCTGGCGGGCGCGGTGGCGCTGGATGCGGGCGTGGATCCGGTGGTGGCATTGGAGACGCTGGTGCCGGAAACCTCGAGCGTGGCGACCGGGCTGGACGCGCGGGCCAAGGCCAGGATGCAGGGCTACGAAGGCGAGGCCTGCGGCGAATGCGGCAACTACACCCTGGTGCGCAACGGCACCTGCATGAAGTGCAACACCTGCGGCGGCACCTCCGGGTGCAGCTGA
- a CDS encoding ParA family protein, which translates to MPKKPQAKRISLFNHKGGVSKTTSTFNIGWKLAEQGKKVLLVDCDPQCNLTGLMLEYSQDEEYPYETSDVKNPRNIKDSVAPAFDGRPRPIEASEIQSVPGRSNLFILPGHVGLSEYESRLAIAHELGGALVNFQNIPGAIAHSINLTAEKNGIDVVLIDLSPSLGALNQNILMSSDAFVIPMAPDFFSAMALRSLAKTLPVWGEWSKNAGENSILKSADYPWTGKPVKFVGSIVQNYRKRLRDGEDRPTRAFEKWFNNLKSVLRSDLFESFETAGFLLDEDAYDEMEADPKDFMVEVPDFNSLMAISQDLSKPVFTLTRDDINTSGSVANNQIASVAAFDGIYKNAAQKISLALKHI; encoded by the coding sequence ATGCCCAAAAAACCTCAAGCCAAACGAATTTCCCTTTTCAACCACAAAGGGGGTGTTTCAAAAACAACCTCAACCTTCAACATCGGTTGGAAGCTAGCAGAACAGGGAAAGAAGGTTCTTCTCGTCGACTGCGATCCGCAGTGCAATCTTACGGGGCTCATGCTGGAGTATTCTCAAGACGAAGAGTACCCTTATGAAACTAGCGATGTAAAGAATCCAAGAAACATTAAAGATTCCGTTGCACCCGCGTTTGATGGGCGCCCTCGACCAATTGAGGCCTCCGAGATACAATCAGTTCCCGGAAGGTCCAACCTTTTCATCCTTCCGGGGCATGTTGGGCTTTCGGAATATGAAAGTAGGTTGGCGATCGCGCATGAGCTAGGTGGAGCCCTTGTGAATTTCCAAAATATACCAGGTGCAATTGCTCATTCTATAAATCTGACAGCAGAGAAGAACGGCATTGATGTTGTGCTCATCGATCTGAGCCCTAGCCTCGGGGCATTGAACCAGAACATCTTGATGAGCAGTGACGCATTCGTCATACCGATGGCGCCAGATTTCTTCTCTGCGATGGCACTCCGATCCTTGGCAAAAACGCTACCTGTTTGGGGGGAGTGGTCCAAGAATGCTGGAGAAAATTCAATACTAAAGTCGGCAGATTATCCGTGGACTGGGAAGCCGGTTAAATTTGTCGGATCAATTGTGCAAAACTACCGCAAGAGACTTAGGGATGGAGAGGATCGGCCAACCCGTGCTTTCGAAAAGTGGTTCAATAACCTCAAGTCGGTGCTCCGGTCTGATCTTTTCGAAAGCTTCGAAACTGCGGGTTTTTTACTTGACGAAGACGCGTATGATGAGATGGAAGCAGACCCGAAAGACTTCATGGTAGAGGTGCCAGATTTCAATAGCTTGATGGCGATTTCGCAAGATCTTTCGAAGCCAGTTTTCACGCTCACCCGGGACGATATCAATACATCTGGTTCAGTTGCGAACAATCAAATTGCCAGCGTAGCAGCATTCGATGGGATTTACAAGAATGCCGCGCAGAAAATCTCCCTGGCGCTCAAGCACATATAA
- a CDS encoding L,D-transpeptidase, whose product MFRPLLLAVAALSLAACAEITDPTGLSPETRALYAPVQDGDILVPGVPDQYITEETARQEVAYFAPHAPGTIIVDPGAKRLYRLMGDNRAMRYVVGVAQAGRGFSGEANVAFQRDWPYWTPTANMVRRDPELYGPIRNGKPGGLENPLGARALYLYRNGRDTLYRIHGTSEPSSIGKQASSGCIRMFNQDAMHLAETTPNGTRVIVLPDSASGRWAAPAGTMGVAASNPLEDTSTL is encoded by the coding sequence ATGTTCCGTCCCCTCCTGCTTGCCGTCGCCGCATTGTCCCTCGCCGCCTGTGCCGAGATCACCGATCCCACCGGTCTCTCGCCCGAAACCCGCGCCCTCTACGCGCCGGTGCAGGACGGCGACATCCTGGTGCCCGGCGTGCCCGACCAGTACATCACCGAAGAGACCGCCCGCCAGGAGGTCGCCTACTTCGCGCCCCATGCGCCCGGCACCATCATCGTCGATCCCGGCGCCAAGCGGCTCTACCGGCTGATGGGCGACAACCGCGCCATGCGCTACGTCGTCGGCGTCGCCCAGGCCGGACGCGGCTTCTCCGGCGAAGCCAACGTCGCCTTCCAGCGCGACTGGCCCTACTGGACGCCCACCGCCAACATGGTCCGCCGCGACCCCGAGCTCTACGGGCCCATCCGGAACGGCAAGCCCGGCGGCCTCGAAAACCCCCTCGGCGCCCGCGCCCTCTACCTCTACCGCAACGGCCGCGACACGCTCTACCGCATCCACGGCACCTCCGAGCCCTCCTCCATCGGCAAGCAGGCCTCCTCGGGCTGCATCCGCATGTTCAACCAGGACGCCATGCACCTGGCCGAAACCACCCCCAACGGCACCCGCGTGATCGTGCTCCCCGACAGCGCCTCCGGCCGCTGGGCCGCGCCCGCGGGTACGATGGGCGTCGCCGCGAGCAACCCGCTCGAGGATACGTCGACGCTGTAG
- a CDS encoding HEPN domain-containing protein: MAFHFAKDGFQKCVADATSLISEASALPVKDQNTAIRGSLMLIVGAFDFFIHEVIRVEVARRVASCPESVKLKVPFSVAARGEAHIGTEIDLFVRKTNSFRSFVGSENIKECFSSISLNIWSELEKFSGRDSKVTRKKLDLIWRWRNRVAHEGDLVPSNSSFVYWEIYAEDVLDAAGFLVDLAQDIVDVIESVTP, from the coding sequence ATGGCTTTTCATTTTGCAAAGGATGGATTTCAGAAGTGCGTTGCGGATGCAACGAGTCTTATCAGTGAGGCTTCGGCCTTGCCCGTTAAGGATCAGAATACCGCCATCCGTGGAAGCTTGATGCTTATCGTCGGAGCTTTCGACTTTTTTATTCACGAGGTGATTAGAGTGGAGGTCGCGAGAAGAGTTGCTTCTTGTCCAGAGAGCGTGAAGCTAAAAGTACCCTTCAGTGTGGCCGCTCGCGGGGAAGCCCATATTGGAACTGAAATTGATCTTTTCGTGCGCAAGACCAACTCCTTTCGTTCCTTTGTAGGTTCTGAAAACATAAAGGAGTGTTTTTCTTCGATTTCATTGAACATCTGGTCAGAGCTTGAGAAATTTAGTGGGAGAGATTCAAAAGTGACGCGGAAGAAGTTGGATCTCATTTGGAGATGGAGAAACAGAGTGGCTCACGAGGGGGATCTGGTTCCAAGTAATTCTAGTTTTGTTTACTGGGAAATTTACGCAGAGGATGTTTTGGACGCGGCGGGCTTTCTTGTGGACTTGGCTCAGGACATTGTTGATGTGATCGAGAGCGTAACGCCTTGA
- the mazG gene encoding nucleoside triphosphate pyrophosphohydrolase: MADPTDPLIFDATEDDARQMQRLLAIMACLRDPERGCPWDIEQTYSTIAPYTIEEAHEVADAIERRAWGELEGELGDLLLQAVYFAQMGKEDGHFTFASIARNVADKMVSRHPHIFGDESRDKSAEQQTLDWERQKAAERELKGETRTLDGVALGLPALTRALKLQKRAARVGFDWTDVKDVLAKLQEEAAELAEAEGDADALEDEMGDLLFVLTNLARHKGVDPEAALRRTNAKFTRRFAAIEDALAAGGRTPSEASLEEMDALWTAAKRAE; this comes from the coding sequence ATGGCCGACCCGACAGACCCGCTGATTTTCGACGCCACGGAAGACGACGCCCGCCAGATGCAGCGGCTTCTCGCCATCATGGCCTGCCTGCGCGACCCCGAGCGGGGCTGCCCCTGGGACATCGAGCAGACCTATTCCACCATCGCCCCCTATACCATCGAGGAGGCCCACGAGGTGGCCGATGCCATCGAGCGCCGGGCCTGGGGCGAGCTCGAGGGCGAGTTGGGCGACCTGCTGCTGCAAGCCGTCTACTTCGCCCAGATGGGAAAGGAAGACGGCCACTTCACCTTCGCCTCCATCGCCCGCAACGTCGCCGACAAGATGGTCAGCCGCCACCCGCACATCTTCGGCGATGAGTCCCGCGACAAGTCGGCCGAGCAGCAAACCCTGGACTGGGAGCGGCAAAAGGCCGCCGAACGCGAATTGAAGGGCGAGACCCGCACGCTCGACGGCGTCGCCCTTGGCCTGCCCGCCCTCACCCGCGCCCTCAAGCTGCAAAAGCGCGCCGCCCGCGTCGGTTTCGACTGGACCGATGTGAAGGACGTGCTCGCCAAGCTGCAGGAGGAGGCCGCCGAGCTGGCCGAGGCCGAGGGCGACGCGGACGCGCTGGAAGACGAGATGGGCGACCTGCTCTTCGTCCTCACCAACCTCGCCCGTCACAAGGGCGTGGACCCGGAGGCCGCGCTGCGCCGCACCAACGCCAAGTTCACCCGCCGGTTCGCCGCCATCGAGGATGCGCTGGCCGCCGGGGGCCGCACGCCTTCCGAGGCCAGCCTCGAGGAGATGGACGCCCTCTGGACGGCCGCGAAACGCGCCGAATAG